A single window of uncultured Methanospirillum sp. DNA harbors:
- a CDS encoding ferritin, with protein sequence MAPVRKASPKGAMNPKLEKAINDQINAEFYSAYLYLSMSSWFDSAGLKGFASWERIQAMEERDHALKFFDYLCARGGRAVMQPVQAPPSSWKSPQDAFEAQLEHELKVTGLINNLVDLAMSEKDHATVNFLQWFVSEQVEEEENARNTLDQLKMISQEKGVGLLYMLDKEMATRVYTPPASTST encoded by the coding sequence ATGGCACCAGTACGAAAGGCTTCACCAAAGGGAGCAATGAACCCTAAACTCGAAAAAGCGATTAATGATCAGATAAATGCAGAGTTCTACTCAGCATACCTGTACCTCTCAATGTCATCTTGGTTTGACTCAGCCGGCCTGAAGGGGTTTGCCAGCTGGGAACGCATTCAGGCGATGGAAGAGCGCGATCATGCCCTGAAGTTCTTTGATTATCTATGCGCACGGGGCGGGCGGGCCGTGATGCAGCCTGTTCAGGCACCACCATCATCATGGAAAAGTCCGCAGGACGCATTTGAAGCGCAACTTGAACATGAACTGAAGGTAACCGGACTGATAAACAACCTGGTGGACCTGGCTATGAGTGAAAAGGATCATGCAACTGTGAACTTCTTGCAGTGGTTTGTCAGCGAACAGGTGGAAGAAGAAGAGAACGCACGTAATACTCTTGATCAACTGAAGATGATAAGCCAGGAGAAAGGTGTCGGGTTGCTGTACATGCTTGACAAGGAGATGGCTACCCGTGTGTATACCCCTCCGGCATCAACAAGCACTTAA
- a CDS encoding FMN-binding glutamate synthase family protein gives MNLKRPNSNEAVGTVNRSKDVVPMSGLCSRCVDGCKGACDIWLASFRGREVLYPGPFGEVTAGADKNYPIDYSHLNIHGYAVGANGLPDGVTANPDTAVFDDVNTEVDYGWDIKVKMKVPIFTGALGSTDIARINWEHFAIGAAISGVTLVCGENVCGVDPQMTLGSDKKVASSPEMDRRINTYKKFHQGYGEILVQMNVEDTRLGTAEYVASKHNLETIELKWGQGAKCIGGEIKVKDLARAQELKKRGYIVLPDPTRSDVQASYKAGAIKEFERHSRLGFVSKEGFLEEVDRLRGIGFKRVTLKTGAYSMKELAMAIRWSSEAKIDLLTIDGAPGGTGMSPWPMMNEWGIPTFYIQSLAYQMACDLQKKGMRVPDLAIAGGFADEANAFKALAMGAPYFKAVCMGRGLMIPGMVGKNIEKWLKAGELPKSVSKYGSSVPEIFVAYEELKEKFGAKMDEIPLGALGIYTYAQKFKTGMSQIMAGSRNFSFKSVSRRDLMALTPEAAEVSGIPYVMEAYRDEAWDILLQ, from the coding sequence ATGAATTTGAAACGTCCTAATTCCAATGAAGCCGTAGGCACAGTGAATCGTTCAAAAGACGTGGTGCCCATGTCGGGATTGTGTTCCCGGTGTGTTGACGGATGTAAAGGCGCCTGTGATATCTGGCTTGCATCGTTCCGTGGCCGTGAAGTTCTGTATCCCGGGCCTTTTGGTGAGGTCACTGCAGGGGCAGACAAAAACTACCCGATCGATTACTCTCATCTGAATATTCATGGCTACGCTGTCGGGGCAAACGGACTGCCTGATGGTGTGACAGCAAATCCTGACACCGCTGTTTTTGATGATGTCAACACCGAGGTTGATTACGGCTGGGACATCAAAGTCAAGATGAAAGTTCCAATCTTCACCGGTGCACTGGGCTCCACTGATATTGCACGAATCAACTGGGAGCACTTTGCCATTGGCGCAGCCATCTCCGGTGTCACCCTTGTCTGTGGTGAGAATGTCTGTGGTGTCGATCCCCAGATGACTCTTGGCTCAGATAAGAAAGTGGCTTCATCACCTGAAATGGATCGCCGCATCAATACGTACAAGAAGTTCCACCAGGGATATGGAGAAATTCTTGTCCAGATGAACGTCGAGGATACCAGGCTTGGAACTGCAGAATATGTTGCGTCCAAGCACAACCTTGAGACGATCGAGCTCAAATGGGGTCAGGGTGCCAAGTGCATTGGTGGCGAGATTAAGGTTAAGGATCTTGCACGTGCCCAGGAACTCAAGAAGCGTGGATACATTGTTCTCCCCGACCCGACCCGTTCTGATGTCCAGGCATCATACAAGGCCGGAGCAATCAAGGAGTTTGAACGCCACTCACGGCTTGGGTTTGTCTCCAAGGAAGGATTCCTTGAGGAAGTGGATCGTCTCCGTGGGATCGGGTTCAAGCGTGTGACCCTCAAGACCGGTGCATACTCCATGAAAGAACTCGCCATGGCAATCAGGTGGAGTTCTGAAGCAAAGATCGACCTCCTCACCATCGACGGAGCACCGGGAGGCACTGGTATGAGCCCATGGCCGATGATGAACGAGTGGGGTATCCCGACCTTCTACATCCAGTCACTGGCGTACCAGATGGCATGTGATCTCCAGAAGAAGGGAATGCGGGTTCCTGACCTTGCAATTGCAGGTGGGTTTGCTGACGAGGCAAATGCATTCAAGGCTCTCGCCATGGGTGCACCGTACTTCAAGGCAGTCTGTATGGGCCGTGGCCTCATGATTCCGGGAATGGTCGGCAAGAACATCGAAAAGTGGCTCAAGGCCGGGGAGCTCCCGAAGAGTGTCTCCAAGTATGGTTCATCGGTTCCGGAGATCTTTGTTGCATACGAAGAACTCAAGGAGAAGTTCGGAGCCAAGATGGATGAGATTCCGCTCGGTGCCCTGGGTATCTACACCTATGCACAGAAGTTCAAGACCGGCATGTCACAGATCATGGCAGGAAGCCGGAACTTCTCGTTCAAGTCAGTCTCGCGCAGAGACCTGATGGCACTCACTCCTGAGGCTGCAGAAGTTTCAGGGATCCCGTATGTGATGGAAGCATACCGGGATGAGGCTTGGGATATCCTCCTTCAATAA